In the Arthrobacter sp. 31Y genome, one interval contains:
- a CDS encoding peptidoglycan D,D-transpeptidase FtsI family protein: MAKNPGTSTKTKTPAARKRLRVGLGIMLTLLLVVGGKLFMVQGLDMGGMAEAALASRLTPQILPAERGQIVDANGTVLASSVIRYNIVVDQTVNTSTETFHRFNEKTEKLDEITRDQGIADLAGLLGADVSTIRESLTGEKQYFVVAKDVKPELEDRISKLYIPGLSAEGVSKRVYPNGSVAGGVVGFLKDGTSGQAGIEQTQDEILRGVEGKRVFEIGADGLRIPVATDELTPAVDGSDVKLTLNTDIQYFAQQAIQSQVNKMNAEWGSIVVIDTKTGNLIALADTNSPDPNDPGKVDAKDRGVRSVTAAYEPGSVQKMITAAAVIEEGKSFPLDHFTIPTAYTIDGQTFTDAFEHGTEERTLAGILGWSMNTGTVMAGSRLTKEQRYDWLKKFGIGEQTDIGLPAEATGILAKPEQWDDRQQYTVLFGQGVSQSTLQTVRAFQSIANDGVMLQPRLIDSYITPEGEEQKVPAKDSREVVSKETAQQVRDILESAVTEGQIKDAAIDGYRVGAKTGTSQAPREDGLPGFDGFTASMVGMAPMDDPRFIVEVVLQRPKGNIYGVTNGPVFRSVMSQVLRTYNVAPSTGTPARLPQFVK; this comes from the coding sequence GTGGCAAAGAACCCCGGCACATCGACAAAAACGAAGACGCCGGCGGCAAGAAAGCGGTTGCGCGTTGGCCTTGGCATCATGCTGACCCTGCTTCTTGTGGTGGGCGGCAAACTCTTCATGGTCCAGGGCCTGGATATGGGCGGGATGGCTGAAGCTGCCCTGGCGAGCCGCCTGACACCGCAAATACTCCCTGCTGAGCGGGGACAGATTGTGGATGCCAATGGCACAGTGCTGGCGAGTAGTGTGATCCGCTACAACATCGTGGTGGACCAGACCGTCAATACCAGCACGGAAACCTTCCACCGCTTCAATGAAAAGACTGAGAAGCTGGACGAGATCACTCGTGATCAGGGGATTGCCGACCTGGCCGGGCTTCTGGGCGCGGATGTAAGCACCATCCGCGAATCGTTGACCGGAGAGAAGCAGTACTTTGTGGTGGCAAAGGACGTCAAGCCGGAGCTGGAAGACCGGATTTCCAAACTCTATATCCCTGGCCTAAGCGCCGAAGGTGTCAGCAAGCGGGTTTATCCCAACGGCAGCGTTGCCGGCGGCGTGGTGGGTTTCCTCAAGGACGGAACCAGCGGTCAAGCCGGCATCGAACAGACCCAGGACGAGATTCTTCGTGGTGTTGAAGGAAAGCGTGTCTTCGAGATCGGTGCTGATGGCCTGAGGATTCCGGTGGCCACGGATGAACTCACCCCGGCCGTTGATGGAAGCGACGTCAAGCTGACACTGAACACGGACATTCAGTACTTTGCCCAACAGGCCATCCAGAGCCAAGTCAACAAGATGAACGCCGAGTGGGGTTCCATCGTTGTGATCGACACCAAGACGGGCAATCTCATTGCCTTGGCTGACACCAATTCGCCGGACCCCAATGACCCCGGGAAAGTTGATGCCAAGGATCGCGGCGTCAGGTCCGTGACGGCAGCGTACGAACCCGGTTCAGTGCAGAAGATGATTACCGCTGCCGCCGTGATCGAAGAGGGGAAGTCCTTTCCCCTGGATCACTTCACGATCCCCACGGCCTACACCATTGATGGGCAGACGTTCACCGACGCGTTCGAGCACGGCACCGAAGAACGTACCCTTGCCGGAATTCTTGGCTGGTCCATGAACACCGGAACCGTGATGGCGGGCAGCAGGCTCACCAAGGAACAACGGTACGACTGGTTGAAGAAATTCGGCATCGGCGAGCAGACGGACATCGGCCTACCCGCGGAAGCCACCGGCATTCTGGCCAAGCCCGAGCAGTGGGACGACCGCCAGCAGTACACGGTGCTTTTCGGGCAAGGTGTCTCCCAATCCACGCTCCAGACCGTGCGCGCCTTCCAAAGCATCGCCAATGATGGCGTGATGCTGCAGCCCAGGCTCATTGACAGCTACATCACCCCGGAGGGCGAGGAACAAAAGGTTCCCGCCAAGGACTCACGCGAGGTGGTTTCCAAGGAAACTGCCCAGCAAGTCCGGGACATCCTGGAAAGCGCCGTGACCGAGGGGCAGATCAAGGATGCAGCCATTGACGGCTACCGTGTGGGGGCCAAGACGGGAACGTCCCAGGCGCCCCGCGAGGATGGCCTGCCCGGGTTCGACGGTTTCACGGCCTCCATGGTTGGCATGGCACCCATGGATGACCCCAGGTTCATCGTGGAGGTGGTCCTCCAGCGCCCCAAGGGAAACATCTATGGCGTCACCAATGGTCCCGTGTTCCGATCAGTGATGTCACAGGTCCTGCGGACCTACAACGTGGCACCGTCCACCGGAACGCCCGCGCGGTTGCCGCAGTTCGTCAAGTAA
- a CDS encoding UDP-N-acetylmuramoyl-tripeptide--D-alanyl-D-alanine ligase: MIALTAAEIADITHGRLTGDPDVVPTSVVTDSREATPGSMYVAKPGEHADGHDFVDAAFERGAVLVLAEREVADADGRPYPAVVVEDAVLAMGALAAESVSRIRAERKSRGEDFTVIGITGSAGKTTTKDLLAGVLSTAGATVAPQGSYNGEVGVPLTVFAADAGTRFLVIEMGATGLGHIKYLAEMVKPDIGVVLVVGTAHAGEFGGVENIAKTKGELVEALSEHGTAVINLDDGRVAAMRTRTKAKVLGFTASPATTEEVEARNVVVNGQGFPDFDLVLPDGGPSVEVRSRLIGGHHVTNLLAAAAAAFAAGIPAADIASSLSSQSAASRWRMERTEREDGVTIINDAYNANPESMRAALRTLADLGQGRRTWAVLGAMLELGEDSIREHTAVGTQVVRLNISRLVVVGRAARALYVSAIQEGSWGDECSFTETVEEAYELLQNELEPGDLVLFKSSNGVGLRHLGDRIALPPRAEPTGENADEAAASEGNELL, from the coding sequence ATGATTGCACTTACTGCGGCGGAGATCGCCGACATCACCCATGGCCGATTGACCGGAGATCCGGACGTCGTGCCCACTTCCGTCGTCACTGATTCCCGGGAAGCGACGCCCGGATCGATGTATGTGGCCAAACCCGGCGAGCACGCCGATGGACATGACTTCGTTGATGCCGCTTTCGAACGCGGTGCCGTTCTGGTTCTCGCCGAACGTGAAGTGGCCGACGCCGACGGCCGCCCGTATCCCGCCGTCGTGGTTGAGGACGCTGTCCTGGCCATGGGGGCACTGGCCGCGGAGTCCGTGAGCCGCATCCGTGCTGAGCGCAAGAGCCGAGGCGAGGACTTTACTGTCATCGGCATCACTGGTTCCGCGGGGAAAACCACCACCAAGGACCTCCTTGCCGGTGTGCTGTCCACCGCTGGCGCCACTGTGGCACCCCAGGGCTCCTACAACGGCGAGGTGGGCGTCCCGCTCACCGTCTTTGCCGCGGACGCCGGCACCCGCTTCCTGGTGATCGAGATGGGTGCTACGGGTCTGGGCCACATCAAGTACTTGGCTGAGATGGTCAAGCCGGATATCGGCGTGGTCCTCGTGGTTGGCACTGCCCACGCCGGTGAATTCGGTGGTGTGGAGAACATCGCCAAGACCAAAGGCGAACTCGTGGAAGCCTTGAGCGAGCACGGTACGGCCGTGATCAACCTCGATGATGGCCGGGTTGCTGCCATGCGCACCCGGACCAAGGCGAAGGTGCTCGGATTCACGGCCTCGCCAGCCACCACTGAAGAGGTGGAAGCACGCAACGTTGTGGTCAACGGGCAAGGATTCCCTGATTTTGATCTGGTCCTGCCCGACGGCGGCCCGTCCGTTGAGGTGCGCAGTCGCCTGATCGGTGGCCACCACGTCACCAATCTGTTGGCAGCAGCCGCAGCCGCGTTCGCCGCAGGCATCCCGGCCGCAGACATTGCGTCCTCGCTCAGCTCCCAGTCCGCAGCCAGCCGCTGGCGGATGGAGCGGACTGAACGTGAAGACGGCGTCACCATCATCAACGACGCTTACAACGCCAACCCCGAATCCATGCGGGCTGCCTTGCGTACGCTGGCCGATCTGGGACAAGGCAGAAGGACCTGGGCCGTTCTGGGAGCCATGCTTGAGCTGGGCGAAGACTCCATCCGTGAACACACCGCAGTGGGCACCCAGGTGGTGCGCCTGAACATTTCCAGGCTGGTGGTGGTGGGACGCGCAGCCCGTGCGCTCTACGTCTCAGCCATCCAGGAAGGGTCCTGGGGTGACGAGTGTTCCTTCACCGAGACAGTAGAAGAAGCCTACGAGCTGCTTCAAAATGAACTGGAACCCGGAGACCTGGTGCTCTTCAAGTCCTCCAACGGTGTGGGCCTGAGGCATTTGGGTGATCGGATAGCATTACCTCCACGGGCCGAGCCCACCGGAGAAAACGCGGATGAAGCTGCCGCAAGCGAAGGGAACGAGCTGCTGTGA
- the mraZ gene encoding division/cell wall cluster transcriptional repressor MraZ — translation MFLGTHSPRLDEKGRIILPAKFREELADGLVLTRGQERCIYVFSQKEFERIHESMREAPLSSKQARDYIRVFLSGASDEVPDKQGRVTIPPALRTYAGLGRELAVIGAGTRAEIWDAEAWNEYLNEKEAAFSETDDDNLPGFI, via the coding sequence GTGTTTCTGGGTACTCACTCGCCGCGTCTCGATGAAAAAGGCCGGATCATCCTCCCAGCCAAGTTCCGCGAGGAGCTTGCCGATGGATTGGTTCTCACCAGGGGCCAGGAACGCTGCATCTACGTCTTCAGTCAGAAGGAATTCGAGCGCATTCACGAGTCGATGCGGGAGGCACCACTGTCTTCCAAGCAGGCGCGTGACTACATTCGGGTTTTCCTGTCTGGAGCCTCTGATGAGGTACCTGACAAGCAGGGGCGCGTGACGATTCCGCCGGCGCTCCGGACTTACGCAGGGCTTGGGCGGGAATTGGCGGTTATAGGAGCCGGTACCCGGGCCGAGATCTGGGACGCCGAAGCTTGGAATGAATACCTCAATGAGAAGGAAGCAGCCTTCTCGGAAACGGATGACGACAATCTCCCCGGGTTCATCTGA
- a CDS encoding DUF3040 domain-containing protein: protein MPLSEHEQKLLEQLEKQLHEDDPKFANTMGSDPIRSWSTRHVIIGVLGAIAGILLLLVGVSLQAIPVGVLGFVVMGAGVYFATLRGAAFGKANKGKPGKSKPKSSFMSSLEERWDERRRDDH, encoded by the coding sequence ATGCCCCTCTCGGAGCATGAACAGAAGCTGCTTGAGCAACTTGAAAAGCAACTTCATGAGGACGATCCGAAGTTCGCCAACACCATGGGTTCGGATCCCATCCGCAGCTGGTCTACCCGGCATGTGATCATAGGTGTGCTTGGTGCCATTGCCGGCATCCTTCTCCTGCTGGTTGGAGTATCACTGCAGGCGATACCTGTGGGTGTCCTCGGTTTCGTCGTCATGGGTGCTGGCGTCTATTTCGCTACGTTGCGTGGCGCGGCCTTCGGCAAAGCCAATAAGGGGAAACCCGGCAAGAGCAAGCCCAAGAGTTCGTTCATGAGCAGCCTGGAAGAACGCTGGGACGAACGGCGTCGGGACGACCACTGA
- a CDS encoding UDP-N-acetylmuramoyl-L-alanyl-D-glutamate--2,6-diaminopimelate ligase, with protein MSEHNEAATNATTPDAGQTGFRPASVAAVPLATIAETLGVAVPDAGQDRGVTGITLNSRAVEAGDLYMALPGASRHGADFVPQAIEAGAVAVVTDDDGARQLALAGEQPVPVLIVAEPRTAVGRLAALIYRSQPADGGFPTLYGVTGTNGKTTTTYFINSLLSALGKKPGLIGTIEILAGGQPIPSLLTTPESTDVHALLALMRERGLDAASMEVSSHAISFHRVDGVMFDVAGFTNLTQDHLDLHGSMDEYFRTKAELFTAGRARHAVVTVDDEWGRKLAGTADIPVTTLATKPLDAGSPDADWRVASTAARGLGTEFELSHADGRTLRVHTGLPGGFNVANAALATLMVLASGVDDMTLQAALETHDPFTVAVPGRMQLVSAEPASVVDFAHNPDALSRALEAVRSPKEGSRVIVVFGATGQRDQGKRPTMGAIAARLADVVIISDDDPHDEDAAAIRAEVLQGAYDARDSEKLNSEIIESYPRDAAIRLAVEMATSDDTILIAGRGHEVWQEVKGVNLALDDRVELRAALTSKGFSVSTDQRIES; from the coding sequence GTGTCAGAGCACAATGAGGCAGCTACCAACGCCACGACGCCGGACGCCGGCCAGACCGGCTTTCGTCCCGCATCCGTGGCTGCAGTGCCGTTGGCCACCATCGCGGAAACACTCGGTGTTGCCGTTCCTGATGCCGGTCAGGACAGGGGAGTAACCGGCATTACCCTCAATTCGAGGGCCGTCGAAGCCGGTGACCTTTATATGGCCCTGCCGGGCGCCTCCCGTCATGGTGCGGACTTCGTTCCGCAGGCAATCGAGGCAGGAGCGGTTGCCGTCGTCACGGACGACGACGGGGCGCGCCAACTGGCGCTGGCAGGTGAGCAGCCAGTACCGGTACTCATCGTTGCCGAGCCGCGAACCGCCGTCGGACGCCTGGCTGCCCTGATCTATCGCAGCCAGCCTGCCGATGGCGGGTTCCCGACGCTGTACGGCGTCACCGGCACCAACGGCAAGACCACCACTACCTATTTCATCAACTCCTTGCTGAGTGCTTTGGGTAAGAAGCCTGGCTTGATCGGGACCATCGAGATCCTTGCAGGCGGGCAACCGATCCCCAGTCTCCTCACGACGCCGGAATCCACGGATGTTCATGCGTTGCTGGCACTGATGCGCGAACGGGGATTGGATGCCGCATCCATGGAAGTCTCATCCCACGCCATCTCATTCCACCGCGTGGACGGAGTGATGTTCGACGTCGCCGGATTCACTAATCTGACCCAGGACCACCTGGACCTGCATGGCAGCATGGACGAGTACTTCCGGACCAAGGCTGAACTCTTCACTGCCGGAAGGGCCAGGCACGCCGTGGTCACGGTGGACGACGAGTGGGGCCGCAAGCTGGCCGGTACGGCCGACATCCCTGTCACCACCCTCGCAACCAAGCCCCTCGATGCAGGCAGCCCGGATGCCGACTGGAGGGTTGCGTCCACCGCGGCGCGTGGACTGGGTACGGAATTCGAGCTCAGTCACGCCGACGGACGGACCCTGCGCGTCCACACCGGCCTGCCTGGCGGGTTCAACGTGGCCAACGCAGCCTTGGCCACTCTCATGGTCCTGGCATCCGGGGTTGACGACATGACGCTCCAGGCTGCCTTGGAGACGCACGACCCCTTCACTGTGGCAGTTCCCGGACGCATGCAGCTCGTTTCGGCAGAGCCCGCCTCGGTTGTTGATTTTGCCCACAATCCCGACGCTTTGTCGCGTGCCCTGGAAGCCGTTCGCTCTCCCAAAGAGGGGTCCCGCGTCATCGTTGTCTTCGGGGCAACGGGTCAGCGCGACCAAGGCAAGCGCCCCACCATGGGTGCAATCGCTGCCCGCCTGGCCGACGTCGTGATTATCAGCGATGACGATCCCCACGACGAGGACGCGGCAGCAATCCGGGCCGAGGTCCTCCAGGGTGCCTACGATGCCCGGGATTCCGAGAAATTGAACAGCGAAATTATTGAGTCCTACCCTCGGGATGCCGCCATCAGGCTGGCCGTGGAAATGGCCACCAGCGATGACACCATTCTCATCGCCGGGCGTGGCCACGAGGTGTGGCAAGAGGTCAAGGGCGTAAATCTTGCCCTGGACGACAGAGTGGAGTTGCGGGCCGCCTTGACATCCAAGGGATTCAGCGTTTCAACGGACCAGCGGATAGAGTCCTAA
- the mraY gene encoding phospho-N-acetylmuramoyl-pentapeptide-transferase gives MIALLIGAGVALLVALIGTPLFIKFLVAKSYGQFIRDDGPTSHHTKRGTPTMGGTVVVAAVLISYFVTHLIMWMMNPASAGPSASGLLLLFLMVGMGFVGFLDDFIKISNKRSLGLNARAKLILQAAVGIIFAVLVLQFPNEDGLRPASTQISLVRDIPWLDLAFGGTVVGAILFVLWSNLIITAATNGVNLTDGLDGLAAGASIMVFGAYTIMGIWQSNQACGSPREAGSGCYQVRDPMDLAMLAAILSAALVGFLWWNTSPAKIFMGDTGSLAIGGAVAAFAILSRTELLLAFIGGLFVLITLSVIIQVGFFKLSGGKRVFKMAPLQHHFELKGWAEVTVVVRFWILAGLFVAAGLGIFYAEWVVLL, from the coding sequence GTGATTGCACTTTTGATCGGCGCCGGCGTCGCCCTACTGGTGGCCCTGATCGGGACACCGCTGTTTATTAAGTTCCTGGTGGCCAAGAGCTACGGACAATTCATCCGGGACGACGGACCGACGTCGCACCACACCAAGCGCGGTACGCCCACCATGGGCGGAACCGTGGTGGTGGCTGCCGTGCTGATCAGTTACTTCGTGACACACCTGATCATGTGGATGATGAATCCGGCCTCGGCCGGCCCCTCGGCATCGGGGCTCCTCCTGCTGTTCCTCATGGTGGGCATGGGTTTTGTTGGTTTCCTTGATGACTTCATCAAGATCTCCAACAAGCGCAGCCTTGGCCTGAACGCACGCGCCAAGCTGATCCTGCAGGCGGCCGTGGGCATCATCTTCGCGGTGCTGGTCCTTCAGTTCCCCAATGAGGACGGCCTGCGCCCCGCATCGACCCAAATCTCCCTGGTCCGCGACATCCCGTGGCTGGACCTCGCTTTCGGCGGCACAGTGGTGGGCGCCATCTTGTTCGTGCTCTGGTCAAACTTGATCATCACCGCAGCCACTAACGGCGTGAACCTTACCGACGGCCTTGACGGGTTGGCTGCCGGAGCGTCCATCATGGTCTTCGGCGCCTACACCATCATGGGGATTTGGCAGAGCAACCAAGCCTGCGGGTCACCCCGGGAAGCCGGCAGCGGGTGCTATCAGGTCCGCGACCCCATGGACCTTGCCATGCTGGCCGCGATACTCAGTGCGGCCCTGGTGGGTTTCCTCTGGTGGAATACCTCACCTGCCAAGATTTTCATGGGTGACACCGGTTCCTTGGCCATTGGCGGTGCCGTTGCGGCGTTCGCCATCCTGTCACGTACCGAACTCCTGCTGGCGTTCATTGGTGGTCTCTTTGTACTCATCACCCTGTCCGTCATCATTCAAGTGGGCTTCTTCAAGCTCAGTGGCGGAAAGCGTGTCTTCAAGATGGCCCCGCTGCAACACCACTTTGAATTGAAGGGCTGGGCGGAAGTCACGGTGGTGGTCCGGTTCTGGATTCTCGCCGGGCTCTTCGTGGCTGCGGGCCTTGGGATTTTCTATGCTGAATGGGTGGTGCTGCTGTGA
- the rsmH gene encoding 16S rRNA (cytosine(1402)-N(4))-methyltransferase RsmH, with the protein MSAIEERGGSVEEQDAAKPTSERHVPVLKDRCINLLAPGFEAARKRGETPVAIDATLGMGGHSEAMLQRFPDLHLVGIDRDEEALALAGARLEPFSDRTDLVHAVYDEIEDVLLDLGIPEVHGILMDLGVSSLQLDERERGFAYSYDAPLDMRMDTSRGQTAADVVNNYTEDELVRIIRKWGEEKFAGRIANRIVNARTEKPFATTGELVEQIRSVVPAAAAKSGGHPAKRTFQALRIEVNEELDVLERAVPAAVAATAMGGRIVVMSYHSLEDKIVKSVFQSGSKSSAPLGFPVELEEHKPELKTITKGTEVPTAAEIAENPRAASARLRAVERIKPRRDA; encoded by the coding sequence ATGTCAGCGATTGAGGAAAGAGGAGGCAGCGTGGAAGAGCAGGACGCGGCAAAGCCCACATCGGAGCGCCACGTGCCCGTCCTGAAAGACCGCTGCATCAATCTGCTCGCTCCCGGCTTTGAAGCTGCCAGGAAACGCGGCGAAACCCCCGTCGCCATCGATGCCACGTTGGGTATGGGTGGACACTCCGAGGCAATGCTGCAGCGTTTCCCGGATCTTCACCTGGTGGGCATCGACCGCGACGAGGAAGCCTTGGCCCTGGCAGGCGCCAGATTGGAACCCTTCTCCGACCGTACTGACCTCGTTCACGCTGTCTATGACGAGATTGAGGACGTCCTGCTGGACCTTGGCATACCCGAAGTCCATGGCATTCTCATGGACCTTGGAGTCTCCTCCCTGCAGCTCGATGAGCGCGAGCGTGGCTTCGCTTACTCGTATGACGCCCCTCTGGATATGCGCATGGACACCAGCCGCGGCCAAACCGCAGCTGATGTGGTCAACAACTACACCGAAGACGAGCTGGTGCGCATCATCCGCAAGTGGGGTGAAGAGAAGTTCGCCGGACGGATCGCCAACCGGATCGTCAATGCCCGCACGGAGAAACCCTTTGCAACCACGGGGGAGCTCGTAGAGCAGATCCGCAGCGTTGTCCCTGCCGCTGCAGCCAAGAGTGGCGGACACCCCGCCAAGCGCACCTTCCAGGCGTTGCGGATTGAGGTCAACGAAGAACTGGATGTCCTGGAACGCGCAGTTCCGGCAGCAGTGGCCGCGACGGCCATGGGCGGTCGGATCGTGGTCATGTCCTACCACTCGCTGGAGGACAAGATCGTGAAGTCAGTCTTCCAATCAGGTTCCAAATCGTCGGCGCCACTTGGCTTCCCGGTGGAGCTTGAAGAACACAAACCCGAATTGAAGACCATCACCAAGGGCACGGAAGTGCCTACGGCAGCAGAAATCGCTGAAAATCCCCGCGCGGCGTCTGCCCGGCTAAGGGCAGTGGAGCGTATCAAACCGAGGAGAGACGCGTGA
- the dinB gene encoding DNA polymerase IV encodes MRQEAFGGAQSAGSKPPRSAGDALREMRRTSILHVDMDAFFVSVELRSRPELRGKPVIVGFPAERSVVLSASYEARATGVKSAMPMSIAMRRCPSAVIINPRHKEYYEVSARLMEIFASITDLVEPLSVDEAFLDVSGAIRRLGSPMDIGHLIRRRVQSELGITASVGIASTKFVAKIASTRCKPDGILQIDAEDSVPYLHSLPVGALWGVGGKTAEVLSRLGIRTVADVAATPLASLKKVLGASGEHVHRLSMGIDPRPVTPARLEKSIGAEETFSIDTGDQALLLRELLRLSHRTAIRLRSSGMLARTVALKLRYSDFSTVTRSRTVQTPVDSAQLIYQVAVQLLESLGNRSMSVRLVGVRAEQLEPAGQTSLQLSLDRRDDNWRAAEQALDRVSERFGSKTLLPARLLEPGKPATDT; translated from the coding sequence GTGAGGCAGGAAGCATTCGGTGGCGCTCAAAGCGCAGGCAGCAAGCCGCCCCGCAGCGCCGGAGACGCCCTGCGGGAAATGCGGCGAACCAGCATACTTCACGTGGACATGGACGCCTTCTTCGTCTCCGTGGAACTGCGGAGCCGCCCCGAACTTCGAGGCAAGCCGGTCATTGTCGGGTTCCCAGCGGAGCGGTCCGTGGTGCTCTCTGCTTCCTACGAGGCCCGGGCCACAGGCGTGAAATCGGCCATGCCGATGTCCATTGCCATGAGGCGGTGTCCATCGGCGGTGATCATCAACCCCCGGCACAAAGAGTATTACGAGGTCTCAGCCCGGCTCATGGAGATCTTTGCCTCCATTACCGACCTCGTTGAGCCGTTGAGTGTGGACGAGGCCTTCCTGGATGTGAGCGGCGCAATTCGTCGTCTGGGCTCACCAATGGACATCGGCCACCTCATTCGCCGCAGGGTTCAGTCGGAACTTGGCATCACGGCATCCGTGGGTATCGCCAGCACCAAGTTCGTGGCCAAGATCGCATCAACCAGGTGCAAACCTGATGGCATTCTCCAGATCGATGCCGAGGACTCCGTCCCTTACCTCCACAGTCTTCCCGTAGGCGCCTTGTGGGGGGTTGGCGGAAAGACGGCCGAAGTCTTGTCCCGTCTGGGCATTCGTACCGTTGCCGATGTCGCAGCAACCCCGCTGGCATCGCTCAAAAAGGTCCTGGGAGCAAGCGGTGAGCATGTTCACCGCTTGTCCATGGGTATCGACCCGCGGCCCGTAACTCCGGCCAGGCTTGAGAAAAGTATCGGGGCGGAGGAGACGTTCTCCATCGATACAGGGGACCAAGCATTACTGCTCAGGGAATTGCTGCGTCTCTCGCACCGTACCGCCATCCGACTCAGGAGCTCGGGGATGCTGGCCAGGACTGTGGCATTGAAGCTGCGGTACTCGGACTTCTCAACGGTCACACGCAGCCGCACGGTTCAGACCCCCGTGGACAGCGCCCAATTGATCTACCAGGTGGCCGTGCAACTCCTTGAATCCTTGGGCAACCGATCCATGAGTGTCCGGTTGGTGGGGGTGCGGGCCGAACAATTGGAACCTGCCGGCCAGACGTCGCTGCAATTGAGCCTAGATCGGCGGGACGATAACTGGCGGGCGGCCGAACAGGCACTGGACCGTGTCTCCGAGCGATTCGGGTCTAAAACGCTTCTTCCAGCGCGGTTGCTGGAGCCCGGGAAGCCCGCAACGGACACCTGA